The genomic window TTTCTGGGCGATAGTTACTGTGTAATGCCTGATGATATTATGATAAATACCAACGCAGCGTTCCCAGTTAAAATTCCTCATTATAATAAAATGAATCCAGACAAACCTGAAATAATTGTAGCCACAGATGGAACAATAGAGATAGAGGCACCAAAGGAAGTAGTGCAACTATTATATGATAATGGCATAGGCGCCCGACGCAGTCAAGGCTTTGGCATGCTGGAGGTGGCGGGATGAAGAGTATTAAGTTTTCTCCGTGGGAGAGGTTGTGTAATGTGGTTTTCAAGTTTTTCAACAAGGTGGGGGTAAAACATGTGTTTAAATAAGAATGAATATGCCATTTATCCATCAAACTGGCTTATGAGGGCTGGTATTGTTGGATTTTTAAGAATTTTTAAAAATAATGGTAATAATACAAATTTAATAAATAATGATGGTAATCTGGAACTTGGTAACAATGAAATAGAAATGTTTTTTGAAAGATATGCTTCATTTTTGAGCGAAGAAAATTTATATGGAACAATTAAAGAATTCTATAACAATTCATTTTTAGCTCAAGTTTGGCAAAAAGACATGAAAAGTACTTTGAGAGAGGTTGCTTTAGTTTTAGAGAATAATAACAACAATGACAATGACATAAAAACTTACGTTGGCTATGCTTCGGATAAAAAAATTAATAATCAAGAAACCTTACTCACTAAATTAAATAAAATTTTAAAAAAACTTAAAAAAGATGAATTAAGTCACAATAAGTTTTTAAAATATCAAGAAATCAGTGATGCTAATTGTATATTTGAATCAATTAATAACTCTCAAGAAAACATGATAATAATTAATGGTATCGCTGATAAAAAAGGTAAAATTACTGACCAAGAAAAAGCAAAGTTGGATCAAATGCAATTTAATACAAATGATAAAACAAAAAGTTTTTTTGATTTAATTAACGATTTAAATAACATTTTGAATAAAAATGATACATTAAAAGAATATTTAAAAAATATAATTCAAAATTATTTTTCAGAATCAAGCAAGATCGATGATGAAAAACTTATTTGTACTTTTTGTAATGAAAGAAAAGCAATTAAAAGAAATAAGGAGTATATCATACTAGATGAAGTGCACTTTACTCCTTTAGGGGCAAGCCCTTCTAATTTAGCAAATTTTTTCTGGGAAGGGAAACCAAATCTATTTATGTGTCTTCCCTGTGAATTAATAATTTACTGTGTTGCCTTTGGGTTTACGAAGTTCAATGGTAAATATTACTTTATTGATGCACCTGTAGATATTCAGGAAATAAAAGAAATAAATGATATATGGAAAGACTGGTTAAATTCCAATTCCAGTGAGGCAACTTTAAAGAATTCATTTATAGAAATATTGAAAAAAACTGAAAAAATGAAAGCAAAATGGAGCCTGCAAAATATTTCGATTATAGAAATAAATCCAGTATCTCCAAATACAAGTAATATTTATAACCTATCGATATCTCCCGAGATTGCTTATGCAATTAGAAAACGAATTCAAAGTTATCCTTACTCTTTAAAAAAGATATATGATATATTTATTGAAAATTTATATTCTCAAAAGCCATTATATGATTTAGTTGGGCATTTATTATATGGTTACTTATCAAAAGATAAACTAAAGAATATAGATCAGACTAAATTAGAAAAGTCATCAATAGGAAGACTTATATTAAATGGAAATAAGTTATCTAACATGAAAGATGTATTATTTTTTTTAAAATTTCAGAAGGAGGTAGAAGATTATGGAAAATAACATTGATAATGCTTTTAAAGAGGGAAAAACCATTAAAAATCTTCTTTTGGGTCTTCAAGGAGAATCTGCAAAGAAAACTATACAACGATTTTCCTATCGTTTCTTAGAAGGGCTGAAAAGCGCGATCAAGCAAGCCTTACCAGAGACATTATCACCTTGTATATGAATTTCGATGGAAGAAGTATACCATCGTTTTTTGTGGAGGTGCTTAAAGATTT from Spirochaetota bacterium includes these protein-coding regions:
- the cas8a1 gene encoding type I-B CRISPR-associated protein Cas8b1/Cst1; protein product: MCLNKNEYAIYPSNWLMRAGIVGFLRIFKNNGNNTNLINNDGNLELGNNEIEMFFERYASFLSEENLYGTIKEFYNNSFLAQVWQKDMKSTLREVALVLENNNNNDNDIKTYVGYASDKKINNQETLLTKLNKILKKLKKDELSHNKFLKYQEISDANCIFESINNSQENMIIINGIADKKGKITDQEKAKLDQMQFNTNDKTKSFFDLINDLNNILNKNDTLKEYLKNIIQNYFSESSKIDDEKLICTFCNERKAIKRNKEYIILDEVHFTPLGASPSNLANFFWEGKPNLFMCLPCELIIYCVAFGFTKFNGKYYFIDAPVDIQEIKEINDIWKDWLNSNSSEATLKNSFIEILKKTEKMKAKWSLQNISIIEINPVSPNTSNIYNLSISPEIAYAIRKRIQSYPYSLKKIYDIFIENLYSQKPLYDLVGHLLYGYLSKDKLKNIDQTKLEKSSIGRLILNGNKLSNMKDVLFFLKFQKEVEDYGK